The Lagopus muta isolate bLagMut1 chromosome 8, bLagMut1 primary, whole genome shotgun sequence genome contains a region encoding:
- the UPP2 gene encoding uridine phosphorylase 2, whose protein sequence is MTETTRYSGGGFVHVKNPHLEAMDEDVLYHLDLGTKTHDLPAMFGDVKFVCVGGSPNRMRAFAQFMHKELGLEGDGEDLADICAGTDRYAMYRVGPLLSISHGMGIPSVSIMLHELIKLLHHAKCRDVTIIRIGTSGGLGVQAGSVVITDRAVDACFQPRFEQVVLGDVVVRGTDLDGGLVEELLACSKAIPDFPTLVGHTMCTYDFYEGQGRLDGALCSFSNEKKLEYLKRAYDAGVRNIEMESTAFAALCGLCGLRAAVVCVTLLDRLEGDQIRASHEVLQEYQQRPQRLVAAFIRRRLGLHAAAGNTRPSSD, encoded by the exons ATGACCGAAACGACGCGTTACTCGGG CGGTGGATTCGTCCACGTCAAAAACCCGCATCTGGAGGCGATGGATGAGGACGTCCTGTATCATTTGGACTTAGGAACGAAGACGCACGACCTGCCGGCAATGTTTGGGGACGTAAAG TTCGTCTGCGTCGGCGGCAGCCCAAACAGGATGAGGGCATTTGCGCAGTTCatgcacaaggagctggggctggagggcGACGGGGAGGACCTGGCCGACATCTGCGCGGGGACGGACCGCTACGCCATGTACCGCGTGGGACCGCTGCTGTCCATCAGC CATGGAATGGGGATCCCTTCTGTGTCCATCATGCTTCACGAGCTGATCAAACTGCTGCACCATGCCAAATGCCGAGATGTCACCATTATACGCATTGGTACTTCTGGAGGCTTAG GGGTGCAGGCCGGCTCCGTGGTGATCACAGACAGGGCGGTTGACGCCTGCTTCCAGCCGCGGTTCGAGCAGGTGGTGCTGGGCGACGTGGTGGTGCGGGGCACCGACCTGGACGGGGGCCTtgtggaggagctgctggcctgCAGTAAGGCCATTCCTGACTTCCCCACGCTCGTCGGGCACACCATGTGCACCTATGACTTCTATGAAG GTCAAGGGAGATTAGATGGAGCTCTGTGCTCtttttccaatgaaaaaaaGTTGGAGTACTTAAAGCGAGCTTATGATGCTGGTGTGAGAAACATTGAAATGGAGTCGACGGCGTTCGCTGCGCTGTGCGGGCTGTGCGGGCTGAGAG CTGCCGTGGTCTGCGTAACGCTCCTGGACCGGCTGGAGGGGGACCAGATCCGGGCATCCCACGAGGTGCTGCAGGAATACCAGCAGCGGCCGCAGCGCCTGGTGGCGGCCTTCATCCGGAGACGCCTggggctgcatgctgctgcagggaacacACGGCCTTCCAGCGACTGA